From a region of the Chroicocephalus ridibundus chromosome 8, bChrRid1.1, whole genome shotgun sequence genome:
- the RPE65 gene encoding retinoid isomerohydrolase, giving the protein MYSQVEHPAGGYKKLFETVEELSSPVTAHVTGRIPTWLRGSLLRCGPGLFEVGAEPFYHLFDGQALLHKFDFKEGHVTYHRRFVRTDAYVRAMTEKRIVITEFGTYAYPDPCKNIFSRFFSYFKGVEVTDNALVNVYPVGEDYYACTETNFITKINPDTLETIKQVDLCKYVSVNGATAHPHIENDGTVYNIGNCFGKNFSLAYNIIRIPPLQADKEDPMNKSEVVVQFPCSDRFKPSYVHSFGLTSNYIVFVETPVKINLLKFLSSWSLWGANYMDCFESNETMGVWLHVAEKKKGRLLNVKYRTSAFNLFHHINTYEDNGFLIVDLCTWKGFEFVYNYLYLANLRANWDEVKRQAEKAPQPEARRYVLPLNIDKADTGKNLVTLPYTTATATLRSDETIWLEPEVIFSGPRHAFEFPQINYKKYCGKPYTYTYGLGLNHFVPDRLCKLNVKTKETWVWQEPDSYPSEPIFVSHPDALEEDDGVVLSIVISPGTGPKPAYLLILNAKDMSEVARAEVEVNIPVTFHGLFKRA; this is encoded by the exons GCAGGATTCCCACCTGGCTGCGAGGAAGCCTCCTGAGATGTGGTCCCGGCTTGTTCGAGGTGGGCGCAGAGCCCTTCTATCACCTCTTTGACGGCCAGGCGCTCCTCCACAAGTTCGACTTCAAGGAGGGGCACGTCACCTATCACCGAAG GTTTGTCAGGACTGACGCGTACGTGAGAGCAATGACGGAGAAAAGGATCGTGATCACAGAATTCGGCACCTACGCGTACCCAGACCCGTGCAAGAACATCTTTTCCAG GTTTTTCTCCTACTTCAAAGGTGTGGAGGTCACTGATAACGCCCTCGTTAACGTCTACCCCGTGGGCGAGGATTACTATGCCTGTACCGAGACCAACTTCATAACCAAAATCAACCCCGATACGTTAGAGACAATTAAGCAG GTGGATCTCTGCAAATACGTGTCCGTCAACGGGGCGACGGCTCATCCCCACATTGAAAATGACGGGACGGTTTACAACATCGGCAATTGCTTTGGAAAGAACTTTTCGCTCGCCTATAACATCATACGGATCCCTCCGCTTCAGGCAG ACAAGGAAGACCCGATGAACAAGTCGGAGGTGGTGGTGCAGTTCCCCTGCAGCGACAGGTTTAAGCCCTCTTACGTTCACAG CTTTGGGCTCACCTCGAACTACATCGTGTTTGTTGAAACGCCGGTGAAAATCAACCTCCTCAAGTTCCTCTCCTCCTGGAGCCTCTGGGGAGCCAACTACATGGACTGCTTCGAGTCCAACGAAACCATGGGG GTCTGGCTTCACgtggcagagaaaaagaaaggcaggctCCTCAACGTCAAATACCGCACCTCGGCCTTCAACCTTTTCCATCACATTAACACCTACGAAGATAACGGATTTCTGATCGTTGACCTCTGCACCTGGAAGGG GTTCGAGTTTGTTTACAATTACCTCTACTTGGCCAACCTGCGAGCAAACTGGGACGAAGTGAAGCGTCAGGCAGAGAAAGCCCCGCAGCCCGAAGCCCGCAGATACGTGCTGCCCCTCAACATCGACAAG GCCGACACGGGCAAGAACTTGGTCACGCTGCCCTACACGACAGCCACGGCCACCCTGCGCAGCGACGAGACCATCTGGCTGGAGCCAGAAGTTATTTTCTCGGGGCCACGCCACG cCTTTGAATTTCCACAGATCAATTACAAGAAATACTGTGGGAAACCTTACACCTATACCTATGGGCTGGGGCTGAATCACTTTGTGCCAGACAGG cTTTGCAAGCTGAATGTTAAAACGAAGGAGACCTGGGTGTGGCAGGAGCCGGATTCGTACCCCTCGGAGCCGATCTTCGTTTCCCATCCGGATGCCCTGGAGGAAGATGATg GGGTTGTGCTGAGCATCGTGATCAGCCCGGGCACGGGGCCGAAGCCCGCCTACCTCCTCATCCTCAACGCCAAGGACATGAGCGAGGTCGCCAGGGCCGAAGTGGAGGTGAACATTCCCGTGACGTTCCACGGACTCTTCAAAAGAGCGTGA